A stretch of DNA from Bacillus sp. Marseille-Q1617:
CGGGTATCCTGGTTGATCTTCATACCTTAAACTCCTCGCTTTAATTAAAACTGATGAAATTGATCGACCGGAAGGACAAACACCGTCGCTCCTCCGACCTCGACCTCAACCGGGTAAGGGACATACGAGTCCGCATTCCCTCCCATCGGGGAAACCGGCGCAACCAATTGATCACGGGATTGGCAATTATCCTTGATCACCTGCAAAGCTTTATCTACACGAATATCTTCAGTACCAATGATGAATGTGGTATTACCGGACTTTAGAAATCCTCCGGTACTTGCAAGTTTTGTCGAACGAAAATTGTGTTCCATCAACGCATTAGACAAACGATTACTATCTTTATCCTGAACAACAGCCATAATGACTTTCATATGTGGCTTTCCTCCATTTCGAAGACATTTACTTCCTTCTATTATATCAATAAAAAGGTACTGCTGACATCTTTCCTATAAAAAAGAAGACAACTTCCCATAGACTCTTATGTCAATAGAAGCTGCCCGCCACACTGGCTATCCAATAAAATTCTTTACAATGTCATATGCTGACACGAATACTTCTTCTTTATTCCTACTCGCATCCACAACCTTGATTCGGTCAGGGTATTGTTTGACGAGGGTTTGATAACCCTCGTAAACCTTCTGGTGGAAATCCAGGGATTCAAGGTCTAACCGGTTCACTTCGCGGCCGTCGTGCTGAGCGATTCTCTTTAAGCCTTCTTCGGGGTCGATATCGAAGTAAAGTGTAAGGTCAGGCATTTTATCCTCGATTGCAAATTGGTTGATGTTCATCACTTCCATCATCCCGATCCCTCTGCCATTCCCCTGATACGCAAGGGAACTGTCAATGAAGCGGTCACAGATGACAATGGCACCTTTTTCAAGAGCAGGTATGATAATCTCAACCAGATGCTGACGTCTGGCAGCGGCATACAGCAATGCCTCCGTGCGGATATCCATTGCCGTATTGTCTTTATTTAAAATGACTTCCCTGATTTGCTCTGCAATGGCAATGCCTCCGGGTTC
This window harbors:
- a CDS encoding cyclic-di-AMP receptor, with protein sequence MKVIMAVVQDKDSNRLSNALMEHNFRSTKLASTGGFLKSGNTTFIIGTEDIRVDKALQVIKDNCQSRDQLVAPVSPMGGNADSYVPYPVEVEVGGATVFVLPVDQFHQF
- the tmk gene encoding dTMP kinase; the protein is MKQGRFITVEGSDGAGKSTILKELYDQLVEDGYEVVQTREPGGIAIAEQIREVILNKDNTAMDIRTEALLYAAARRQHLVEIIIPALEKGAIVICDRFIDSSLAYQGNGRGIGMMEVMNINQFAIEDKMPDLTLYFDIDPEEGLKRIAQHDGREVNRLDLESLDFHQKVYEGYQTLVKQYPDRIKVVDASRNKEEVFVSAYDIVKNFIG